One region of Vibrio pelagius genomic DNA includes:
- the ushA gene encoding bifunctional UDP-sugar hydrolase/5'-nucleotidase UshA — MKQRLILKTALSAAILATLAGCASQPAQEWENDKTYKLTVLHTNDHHGRFWQNKYGEYGMAARKTLIDELREEIRAEGGSVLLLSGGDINTGVPESDLQDAEPDFKGMNKIGYDAMALGNHEFDNSLDVLAKQIDWANFPMLSANIYDKATGERKFQAYEMFEKQGIKIAVIGLTTEDTAKIGNPEFIAGIDFRDPKEEAKKLIAELKETEKPDLIFAVTHMGHYENGQRGVNAPGDVALARYLNEGDLDMIVGGHSQEPVCMEGPNVAKKNFKPGDECKPDVQNGTYIVQAHEWGKYVGRADYEFRNGELEMVSYDLIPVNLKKKVKIDGKKQRVLIQDEIAQDPELLEFLRPFQEQGQAQLEVKIAETNGKLEGDRNVVRFQQTNLGRLIATSHMERAKADFAVMNSGGVRDSIEAGEVTYKDVLTVQPFANILTYTDMTGAEVLDYLNVVATKPIDSGAYAQFAGISMTVENGKVSNVFIGGKQLRLDETYRFTVPSFNAAGGDGYPKLTGHPGYVNTGFVDAEVLKEYLEANSPVDVNAYAPSGEMVYK, encoded by the coding sequence ATGAAGCAACGCCTTATTCTAAAGACAGCACTCAGTGCTGCGATCCTAGCAACTCTTGCAGGTTGCGCATCTCAACCTGCTCAAGAGTGGGAAAACGATAAAACTTACAAGCTAACTGTTCTGCATACTAACGACCACCACGGTCGCTTCTGGCAGAATAAATACGGTGAGTACGGCATGGCCGCTCGTAAGACTCTAATCGACGAGCTTCGTGAGGAGATTCGTGCGGAAGGTGGTAGCGTGCTGCTTCTATCTGGTGGTGACATCAACACAGGTGTACCAGAGTCAGATCTACAAGATGCCGAACCAGATTTTAAAGGTATGAACAAGATTGGTTACGATGCAATGGCGTTGGGTAACCACGAGTTTGATAACTCTTTAGACGTACTCGCTAAACAGATCGATTGGGCGAACTTCCCAATGCTATCTGCAAACATCTATGATAAAGCGACCGGTGAGCGCAAGTTCCAAGCTTACGAAATGTTTGAAAAGCAAGGTATTAAGATTGCTGTTATTGGTCTAACGACAGAAGACACCGCTAAGATCGGTAATCCTGAATTTATTGCTGGCATTGACTTCCGTGATCCAAAAGAAGAAGCGAAAAAGCTGATTGCTGAACTGAAAGAGACAGAAAAGCCGGATCTTATCTTCGCAGTTACTCACATGGGTCACTACGAAAACGGTCAACGTGGTGTTAATGCACCGGGTGACGTTGCTCTAGCTCGCTACCTAAACGAAGGCGACCTAGATATGATCGTTGGTGGTCACTCTCAAGAGCCTGTATGTATGGAAGGCCCGAACGTAGCGAAGAAAAACTTCAAGCCAGGTGACGAGTGTAAGCCGGATGTACAAAACGGTACTTACATCGTTCAAGCTCACGAGTGGGGTAAATACGTAGGCCGTGCTGACTACGAATTCCGTAATGGCGAACTAGAGATGGTAAGCTACGACCTGATCCCAGTTAACTTGAAGAAGAAGGTTAAGATCGACGGTAAGAAACAACGTGTTCTTATCCAAGATGAGATTGCACAAGATCCAGAACTACTAGAGTTCCTACGTCCGTTCCAAGAACAAGGCCAAGCACAGCTTGAAGTTAAGATTGCTGAAACGAATGGCAAACTTGAAGGTGATCGTAACGTTGTTCGTTTCCAACAAACAAACCTTGGTCGTCTGATCGCAACATCTCACATGGAGCGTGCTAAAGCTGACTTCGCTGTGATGAACTCTGGTGGTGTTCGTGACTCTATCGAAGCGGGTGAAGTGACGTACAAAGACGTATTAACGGTTCAACCATTTGCAAACATCCTAACTTACACTGACATGACGGGTGCTGAAGTACTGGATTACCTAAATGTTGTTGCAACGAAACCAATCGACTCTGGCGCTTACGCTCAGTTCGCTGGTATCTCAATGACAGTAGAAAATGGCAAGGTTTCTAACGTATTCATCGGTGGTAAGCAACTTCGTCTAGACGAAACGTACCGTTTCACTGTACCAAGCTTCAACGCTGCGGGCGGCGACGGTTACCCTAAACTAACGGGTCACCCAGGTTACGTAAACACTGGTTTTGTTGACGCTGAAGTACTAAAAGAGTACCTAGAAGCAAACAGCCCAGTAGACGTAAACGCGTACGCACCATCTGGTGAAATGGTTTACAAATAA
- the ybaK gene encoding Cys-tRNA(Pro) deacylase, with protein MTPAINLAKKKKVTHTIHQYDHDPSHDSYGLEAVEALGQDPKKVFKTLLFCLNGVAKDLAVAVIPVDQKLNLKLAAKAAKGKKAEMANPDIAQKTTGYVVGGISPLGQKKALPTFIHSSAEPQDTICVSAGKRGLEIELAPSDLAKLTRAQFVDLCL; from the coding sequence ATGACACCGGCCATCAATCTTGCAAAGAAGAAAAAAGTTACTCATACCATCCATCAGTATGACCACGATCCAAGCCACGACAGTTATGGGTTAGAGGCTGTGGAAGCGTTGGGACAAGACCCAAAGAAAGTCTTTAAAACACTACTTTTCTGCTTGAATGGTGTTGCCAAAGATCTCGCGGTCGCCGTGATTCCTGTCGACCAGAAGCTGAACCTGAAACTGGCAGCGAAAGCGGCGAAAGGTAAGAAAGCTGAGATGGCCAACCCGGATATTGCGCAGAAGACAACGGGTTATGTCGTTGGTGGAATTAGCCCTCTTGGTCAAAAGAAGGCGCTACCAACTTTCATCCACTCCAGTGCAGAACCTCAAGATACCATCTGTGTTAGCGCGGGCAAACGAGGTTTAGAGATTGAGTTGGCGCCAAGCGACCTTGCCAAACTGACTCGAGCTCAGTTTGTCGATTTGTGTCTGTAG
- the smrA gene encoding DNA endonuclease SmrA has protein sequence MSHDDDLDLFQQMMGDVKRIDQDTAEHQKVHRVTESHLAKREAAMWLSDDEKDYLSLDYSPMLKPEDIVEYKKDGVQDGVYKKLRLGKYPIQAKLDLHRKTLKDARNEILSFLRQCLRMDIRTVIIVHGKGERSNPPAMMKSYVANWLSQINDVQCVHSAQQFHGGTGAVYVMLRKSDDKKLENRERHQKRMS, from the coding sequence ATGTCTCATGATGACGACCTAGATCTATTCCAACAAATGATGGGCGACGTTAAGCGTATTGACCAAGATACCGCGGAGCATCAAAAAGTTCACCGAGTCACCGAGTCTCACCTTGCTAAGCGCGAAGCGGCAATGTGGCTCTCTGACGATGAAAAAGATTACCTCTCTCTAGACTACTCTCCGATGCTGAAACCTGAAGATATCGTGGAGTACAAGAAAGATGGCGTGCAAGATGGCGTATATAAAAAGCTGCGCTTAGGAAAATACCCAATTCAGGCCAAGCTCGACCTGCACCGCAAAACGCTTAAAGATGCACGGAACGAGATCCTCTCTTTCTTGCGTCAATGTCTACGTATGGATATTCGTACTGTGATTATTGTTCACGGCAAGGGTGAACGCTCTAACCCACCAGCGATGATGAAAAGCTACGTGGCAAACTGGCTCTCGCAGATTAATGACGTGCAATGTGTTCACTCTGCGCAGCAGTTCCATGGCGGCACGGGGGCGGTGTATGTGATGCTAAGAAAAAGTGACGATAAAAAGTTAGAAAACCGAGAAAGACATCAGAAGCGCATGAGTTAG
- a CDS encoding DUF3149 domain-containing protein encodes MDFWLDLLFGNAVGLSSMIVIFGALGLMMFYGGFFIYKVMTDKSPH; translated from the coding sequence ATGGACTTTTGGCTAGATCTCCTATTTGGTAATGCAGTGGGACTATCTTCAATGATAGTAATCTTCGGGGCTCTTGGTCTCATGATGTTTTATGGAGGCTTCTTCATTTACAAGGTTATGACCGACAAATCTCCTCACTAG
- a CDS encoding TraB/GumN family protein encodes MRQILSFIVLFCTACSTAIAEPLFWQAKKGQLEFIIFGSVHAGDESMYPLPNPINNALKRSNGLILEADLKQTGGLKYPSTTITTADVLDDTQQAQFKQITQSLNLPHQQMLLSPPWATALTIQMKQFEQLGYLPQFGVDAHVAALAQQLNKPLITLESLQFQIDLIAQGGEGGKELLLSSIEEFDETGEATRCLIDSWKAGDKKNLERLAELAAMSPELTAAFLTDRNHDWADKLSSNNWKLKQEATYLVVVGAMHLIGEQSLIDLLKARGFEVVQLSKSEQTQCEVK; translated from the coding sequence GTGCGCCAAATACTCAGCTTTATTGTTCTCTTCTGTACAGCGTGCTCGACCGCAATCGCAGAGCCTCTCTTCTGGCAGGCGAAAAAAGGTCAACTTGAGTTCATCATTTTTGGCTCTGTGCATGCCGGCGATGAATCCATGTACCCGCTTCCTAATCCAATCAACAATGCACTTAAACGCAGTAATGGACTTATCTTGGAGGCAGACCTCAAACAGACCGGAGGCTTAAAGTACCCTTCGACAACAATCACAACCGCTGATGTGCTCGATGACACTCAACAGGCGCAATTTAAACAGATCACCCAATCTCTCAACTTACCGCATCAGCAAATGTTACTTTCACCACCGTGGGCTACAGCACTCACAATCCAAATGAAGCAGTTTGAGCAACTAGGTTATCTGCCGCAGTTTGGTGTCGACGCTCACGTTGCTGCTCTTGCACAACAGCTTAATAAGCCTCTTATTACCTTAGAGTCATTGCAGTTCCAGATTGATTTGATTGCTCAAGGTGGAGAGGGAGGCAAAGAGCTGCTGCTGAGCTCTATTGAAGAGTTTGATGAAACGGGCGAGGCAACCCGCTGCTTGATCGATAGTTGGAAAGCGGGAGACAAGAAAAACCTAGAGCGTCTCGCAGAACTGGCCGCCATGTCACCGGAGCTAACCGCAGCGTTTCTTACCGATCGCAATCATGACTGGGCTGATAAGCTGAGCAGTAACAATTGGAAGCTAAAACAAGAGGCAACGTATTTAGTTGTGGTTGGTGCAATGCATCTTATTGGAGAACAGAGTCTTATCGACTTGTTGAAGGCACGCGGTTTTGAAGTGGTTCAGTTGTCGAAGAGTGAACAGACGCAATGCGAAGTGAAATAG